A window of the Candidatus Latescibacter sp. genome harbors these coding sequences:
- a CDS encoding sulfatase, with translation MIGSKRTVKRRKFLGTLAGLGAGSSLTAENASAQAQRPEFTGPLTTEKLPVKLEAGKPNGLNIIVIIADTFRWDYLRFNGNRLIQTPHLDALAEEGVYFANCYADGLPTIPARRVMHTGMSILPDKNKWRPLETNDITFAEILGKAGFTTGFIVDTFHYFKPNLNFHRGFNSWRWIRGQESDPFKSGPRSTVNPEDHVPKHLLNDYYRERIIQYVLNTKDRRSEEDYFCAQSCSAAVKWLAENKDNEGPFMLFIDMFDPHEPWDAPPRFQKMYRKKYPFERMIFGYGVNMSDIRKDDIPVLIDLYSAEVTFSDYCIGRLLDGVKKLGLWDNTVIVFSTDHGTHLGEQGCVQKQAKLLNSCLSRVPLIIRHPDRSFRGKRIEGLTGHVDFLPTFLSLLGVKCNVNFDGKDMWPLVTGAASRLHDRVVTGYSDFGSVHTPAWHYFQNIWGKDPGLGPALYDLKTDPAETVNVADKNLDTVREMKGFLAESFKTKVL, from the coding sequence ATGATCGGTTCCAAACGCACGGTTAAACGGAGAAAATTTCTGGGTACTTTGGCCGGACTGGGTGCCGGGTCATCCCTGACTGCTGAGAATGCATCCGCGCAGGCGCAGCGGCCCGAATTCACCGGCCCCCTGACCACTGAAAAACTGCCGGTGAAACTGGAAGCGGGCAAGCCAAACGGCCTCAATATTATCGTCATCATCGCCGATACGTTTCGCTGGGATTACCTCCGTTTCAACGGGAACAGGCTCATCCAAACCCCTCATCTCGATGCTCTTGCGGAAGAGGGCGTGTATTTCGCCAACTGCTACGCCGACGGCCTTCCCACCATTCCTGCGCGGCGGGTCATGCACACCGGGATGAGCATTCTTCCGGACAAGAACAAGTGGCGCCCGTTGGAGACGAACGACATCACGTTCGCCGAGATTTTAGGGAAAGCAGGTTTCACCACAGGATTCATTGTCGATACCTTCCACTATTTCAAACCGAACCTGAACTTTCATCGAGGTTTTAATAGCTGGCGCTGGATACGGGGCCAGGAATCGGACCCTTTCAAGAGCGGGCCGCGCAGCACTGTGAATCCGGAAGATCATGTCCCCAAGCATCTTTTGAACGATTACTACCGCGAGCGGATCATCCAGTATGTTCTCAATACAAAGGATCGCAGGAGCGAGGAAGATTACTTCTGCGCCCAATCCTGCTCTGCGGCTGTAAAGTGGCTTGCGGAAAACAAGGACAACGAAGGCCCTTTCATGCTGTTCATCGACATGTTCGACCCCCACGAGCCCTGGGACGCTCCACCGCGGTTTCAGAAGATGTACCGCAAGAAATATCCGTTCGAGCGTATGATCTTCGGATACGGTGTGAATATGAGCGATATCCGCAAGGATGATATCCCGGTCCTGATCGACCTCTACTCAGCGGAAGTGACATTCAGTGACTACTGCATAGGACGCCTCCTCGACGGGGTAAAGAAGCTTGGCCTCTGGGATAATACTGTCATCGTATTCAGCACCGACCACGGCACTCACCTGGGCGAGCAGGGGTGCGTTCAGAAACAGGCCAAACTGCTCAATTCCTGCCTCTCCCGGGTACCTCTCATCATCCGGCATCCTGACAGGAGCTTCCGGGGAAAGCGCATCGAGGGGCTGACCGGGCATGTTGATTTTCTGCCCACATTTCTCTCCCTCCTCGGGGTGAAATGCAATGTGAACTTCGACGGGAAGGATATGTGGCCGCTTGTGACCGGGGCAGCCTCCAGGCTCCACGACCGGGTGGTCACCGGGTACAGCGATTTCGGCTCGGTGCATACCCCTGCCTGGCACTATTTCCAGAACATTTGGGGGAAAGACCCCGGGCTGGGCCCTGCGCTCTACGATCTGAAAACGGATCCCGCAGAAACAGTGAATGTGGCGGATAAAAATCTGGATACTGTCAGGGAAATGAAAGGTTTTCTGGCGGAATCATTCAAAACGAAGGTGTTGTAG
- a CDS encoding 4Fe-4S binding protein, protein MLETDSRKQTLPKLRPFIQGFFFLFFLFLFWRVSFPFTEDLTKNFFFNLDPLILFGLALSGSLVLTALLASLATVLVTVFFGRIFCGWICPMGSVFDFFARYIPERKKEKNYGKGKYKNGKYYLLSFFVFGSLFGLTFALFLDPMVFFFRVLTLNVYPPAVYAANFFLDLIRPAALSLGFIKLSMLSFQQPVFDLALFSLLLFLGAVGLISLERRFWCRNICPLGALLSLLARFSPWGRKVSDACSECSKCAKACPMNAIAETYTETSAHECIQCERCETVCPVDAISFGFQAPGEQKYSYSPSRRGMLISAAGGILAASAAVSAVPRQIINPSLIRPPGALVEKDFLNTCVRCGECMKACPTHGLQPAILQAGFEGFYTPVLMSRVGGCEDKCNLCGKICPTGAIRNLPLLEKQYAVMGNATIERNLCIAWEQGKLCLICDEICPYDAVEFRMVTDEKCTIQRPYVIEDKCVGCGMCEKACPVKGKAAIFVTPINEVRKNNGSYITEKVKRLRTVKDDNVDYYKEIRVESGGKVTQPAPSASSAPADSMPENELPPGFVK, encoded by the coding sequence GTGCTGGAAACAGATTCTCGAAAACAAACTTTACCCAAACTAAGGCCTTTCATCCAGGGCTTCTTTTTTCTTTTTTTCCTGTTCCTGTTCTGGCGGGTTTCCTTCCCTTTCACTGAAGACCTTACAAAAAATTTCTTCTTTAATCTCGATCCGCTCATTCTCTTTGGCCTGGCTCTCTCCGGGAGTCTGGTGCTCACAGCGCTTCTGGCATCACTGGCAACTGTTTTGGTCACCGTTTTCTTCGGCAGGATTTTTTGCGGTTGGATCTGTCCGATGGGGAGCGTATTCGACTTTTTTGCCCGATATATCCCTGAGAGAAAAAAAGAAAAAAACTACGGAAAGGGAAAGTATAAAAACGGCAAGTACTACCTTCTCTCATTCTTCGTATTTGGCTCCCTGTTTGGGCTGACATTTGCGCTCTTCCTTGATCCCATGGTTTTTTTCTTCCGGGTGCTTACTCTGAATGTATATCCTCCCGCCGTGTATGCCGCTAACTTTTTCCTTGACCTTATCCGTCCGGCGGCGCTGAGCCTGGGATTTATAAAACTCTCCATGCTCTCCTTTCAGCAGCCGGTATTCGACTTAGCTTTGTTCAGTCTCCTTCTTTTCCTCGGGGCTGTCGGACTGATCTCTCTCGAGCGGCGCTTCTGGTGCCGTAACATCTGTCCCCTGGGGGCGCTGCTTTCTCTCCTCGCCCGGTTTTCACCCTGGGGGAGAAAGGTCAGCGACGCCTGCAGCGAGTGCTCCAAATGCGCCAAAGCCTGCCCCATGAATGCCATCGCGGAGACGTACACCGAGACCTCCGCCCATGAATGTATACAGTGCGAGCGCTGTGAGACAGTATGCCCGGTGGACGCCATTTCATTCGGATTCCAGGCGCCCGGAGAGCAGAAATATTCATACAGCCCTTCCCGCCGGGGAATGCTCATCTCCGCCGCCGGAGGAATTCTCGCCGCATCCGCAGCCGTCTCGGCGGTGCCAAGGCAGATAATCAATCCCTCACTCATCCGCCCCCCGGGAGCCCTGGTGGAAAAAGATTTTCTTAATACGTGTGTCAGATGCGGAGAATGCATGAAAGCCTGCCCAACTCACGGGCTCCAGCCGGCCATTCTTCAGGCGGGATTCGAGGGATTTTATACCCCGGTGCTGATGTCAAGGGTGGGTGGCTGCGAGGATAAGTGCAATCTGTGCGGCAAGATATGTCCCACCGGCGCCATCCGTAATCTTCCCCTCCTGGAGAAACAGTACGCGGTCATGGGGAATGCCACCATCGAGCGGAATCTCTGCATCGCCTGGGAACAGGGGAAGCTCTGCCTTATCTGTGACGAGATATGTCCCTACGATGCGGTGGAATTCCGAATGGTTACCGACGAGAAATGCACCATCCAGCGGCCGTATGTCATCGAGGACAAGTGTGTTGGATGCGGCATGTGCGAGAAAGCCTGCCCGGTAAAGGGCAAGGCAGCCATATTCGTGACTCCTATCAACGAGGTTCGCAAGAACAACGGATCCTATATAACCGAAAAGGTAAAACGTCTCCGAACAGTGAAAGACGACAACGTTGATTACTACAAGGAAATAAGAGTTGAATCCGGGGGAAAAGTCACCCAGCCTGCTCCATCCGCTTCATCTGCACCGGCGGACAGTATGCCTGAAAATGAGTTGCCCCCTGGGTTTGTGAAATAA